The following are from one region of the Coccinella septempunctata chromosome 7, icCocSept1.1, whole genome shotgun sequence genome:
- the LOC123317526 gene encoding uncharacterized protein LOC123317526, with product MFISSSSDMASHTGCLILTLIFLMEMVSPSKVASSEPEKSTYKFSLEAEDFDKELAEISLGELIEALQEIILLLQAELDELIPRFRKASEGEKAIRCVSKLFNLIKGFITLLPKRIQ from the exons ATGTTTATTTCATCGAGTTCCGATATGGCGAGTCACACAGGTTGTCTAATTTTGACCTTAATTTTCCTTATGGAAATG GTGTCACCATCCAAGGTTGCATCCTCAGAACCAGAAAAGTCAACCTATAAGTTTTCTCTGGAAGCGGAAGATTTCGATAAGGAGTTAGCCGAAATTTCTCTGGGAGAGTTAATAGAAGCCCTACAGGAAATTATTTTACTGCTTCAGGCAGAATTGGATGAATTAATTCCTCGTTTCAGAAAAGCAAGTGAGGGAGAAAAAGCTATCAGATGCGTATCGAAATTATTTAATTTAATTAAGGGCTTTATTACTCTGTTGCCTAAAAGGATTCAATAA
- the LOC123316928 gene encoding uncharacterized protein LOC123316928 codes for MSDSENDVPSDIEEAAQSELSTIIPKKSRSKNDLAYAKFGLWFALGSWTNKKYTNLLDFLKGHSEGYQPKKTKVFSKENIANFLKKGCDEQRLMHKEEFAEVTIPNTKTNVCREFAIDRWSF; via the exons ATGTCCGATTCAGAGAACGACGTTCCCAGCGACATTGAGGAAGCGGCTCAATCTGAGTTATCTACAATAATTCCTAAGAAGTCGAGGAGCAAGAATGATTTGGCCTATGCTAAATTTGGTCTATGGT TCGCTTTGGGATCTTGGACTAATAAGAAGTATACAAATTTACTGGATTTCTTGAAAGGTCATTCTGAAGGTTACCAGCCTAAAAAGACGAAAGTTTTCAGTAAAGAAAACATtgcaaattttctgaaaaaaggtTGCGATGAGCAACGTTTGATGCACAAG GAGGAATTTGCTGAAGTAACCATTCCTAACACAAAGACGAATGTATGTCGAGAATTTGCTATAGACCGCTGGAGCTTTTGA